The Citrus sinensis cultivar Valencia sweet orange chromosome 4, DVS_A1.0, whole genome shotgun sequence DNA segment CCCACAATTTTCAGTCAACTCCCTTCTACCAACCATCATCTGACTTGTCGTTGGCTCGAATCCACCAAAAGCCCTTAAGAGTGGGGTCCGCCTAAGTTACATTCAGCGTAACTTACGGCTGACCCCCAAAATATCAATTAGCCCCATATGctctatattatttacaatttattcataagaattataaaattttttgtcttGTAAAATGTCTTTGAGCCTCTTATactctgttttattttattgaaaccTTTATTAGAGTACTAATTCAccccctataattttaaatttctaaaataccctccatttaattaaaaaatataataattattaaatagattataattataataatataatctaattaaatagataataatataattattataattataaatataaatataatttttaaatggattattattattattaacaacaagaataaaaagtattataattaattaatctattaacaataattaataataatttttagttaaaatgccaataataataataattaacaataattactattaataattaatttttgaacaataataacaataacaataattaaaataaaaaataataattataataaaattaattaaagattttataataatttgttactATTTAACTCATTCcgatatttattataagacaaaataatcacataaatgataatatagtttattctaattaCGATTCATGcagttcaagtaaataaattgttttaattccaattctttattttaattatagttaTTCCAATTCTAACTCATTATGTTTCCAGCTAATTTCGATTCATTTTTAATGAATGCactataaaattgtaaatcaatttatattcaattagaccactctatattatttacagtttttttataagtattatgaattttatagtGCATTCACtaaacatgaataaaaattaactgaaaACATAATAAGCTAAAATCGAAATATCTAGAATTCAAATGAGAAATTGgaattagaataatttatttacttgaacgGCAGGAATCATAATTAGAATGAGTTGTATTaccatttatgtgtttactttgtcttagaataaaaatcagaataaattaaattgtaacaaattagTATAAAAtccttcattaatttttatcataattattattttgtattttaattattgttattgttattattattcaaaaattaattattaatagtaattattgttaattattattattaatattttaactaaaaaattaatagattaatttattataatactttttattcttgttaataataataatattaataataataatccatttaaaaaatataattataataaacaattattataattataattataatttatttaataattattatattttttaattaaatgtagGGTATTTTGGGAATTTAAAAGTATAGAGGGTAAATTGGTACTCCAAgagtttgattaaaataaaacagagtACAAGGggttcaacaaaattttactagacagaaagttttataatacttataaataattgtaaataatatagagtATAGGGGGCTGAATAATATTTTGCGCCGAAAGAGTGAAGATGTGGAAGTGCGTTAGTGGTTCTAGGATATCgacaagaaattaattaagataccAATATAATGTTTGGTCAAATTTTTAGCtttcctttttatcttttaaatctGGCAAAAAGTatcacaataaaatatatgggtTATTTTAAGGGACCTCCCCTAAGGTTTAGTGTATTTACAGTCAGATAGAAAGTATGCATTTAATTACAGGGATCTCCCCTGACGTTAGTATTCAAATACGTATGGCATCAGTATGTAAgggtaaatgtgtaaaaatatatttaaaataaaaaaatcaaaagtgcGATGATTTTGTTGATTCGGCCCTTTCATAGCCCTTCAAAGGAGCCAACATCATCGGAACCCTCACCGCTCTCGACACCAAAGTCCGCTGGTGGTCCTGCAATATCTTCTCAACCCAAGACCACGTGGCAGCCGCCATTGTACGTAACTTTGCCTCCGTCTTCGCTTGGAAGGGCGAGACCCTCTAGGAGTATTGGTGGTGCACGGAGAAAGCTCTAGACTAGGGTCCCGGCGGCGGCCCAGATCTCATCATTGACGACGGTGGTACGCCATGTTGTTGATCCACGAGAGAGTCAAAGTTGAGGAGATCTACGAGAAGACTCGGAAGCTACCCGACCCGGCCTCCACTGACAACGCCGAGTTTCAGATTGGTTGTACCAGATGCAAGAAAATGGAACCCTCTTGTTCCATGCCATCAATGTCAATGACTCTGTCACCAATAGCAAGGTAATTTACTTTGATTTGCTTCAGATCTCAAATTCATTGTCACACTAGCACAAAGTGAGTGGCACATGATCTCAaagaaaagattgaaaatgagGACATGATTAGGTTCGAAGACACGGTATCGGTAACGATGAGCGTAGTTTTCAAAAAGAGCGCGTACGTGTTTCGACAATTTGCATGCTTATTCGTCAACCTAATTTTAGTTCTGACGTCGGCTCTCTGATACTACGGCATGCTCCAACGGCGTCGATCCACTGTGTTATACGGCAGTAGGTACCACAATTACTTCCCCACGTCATCATCAATGGTTGCCGTTCGACATGATCGATAgatcattattttaatcatcttcattttttgaCGTGGTTGATGAtccattttattgttttgttttccatCGATGGTTTGATGAGAGCTACTGATGTTATGATTGCCGgaaatgttgttgttgtttgcgGTTATGGTGATGTTGGCAATGGTTGTGTTGCTACTTTGAAGCAAGCCGGTACTTGTGTAATTGTAACTGAGATTGATCTGTACTAGGATGTGGTTTAAATTTCGTAGGAGTGTGTGTTTGGGTGGTGGGAAAGTTGGAGGAAAGAAACAGATTAGTTTCAGTTGATTGCAGACCATTTGGGATTTGAATAAGGTTATGGATGGGGCTGTGTGGATCTTTTTGTATTTGATGTAGTTTTAAAGTTTTGCTTGCTTTGCTGCATCTTGTTATCCTATTGTTTACtgatgaataattaaaaaatgtttttgtttggAGGTCAAGAAAAAGTGAGAGGaagtgagagaaaatttcaaTGAAAATGGAGAACCagtctgaaaaaaaaaacttattattttgaGGGGAATAgtacttttgtaattttaacgGTCTACTAACAGTCAAACTAATTGGATACTAACGGTAGGGAAGGTGCTTGTAATTACGTGGATACTTTCTATCCGACTGTAAATACACTAAACTTCAGGGGAGGTCCCTAAAATAACCCTAAAACATATTTATCTTGCTTAGCTTTGTTTGGGCTACTTAttgtaccaaaaaaaaaaaagatatttatctattcttcaaattattcccttaaaaaaaagagaaaaagaagatttaTGGCTATAATAgccattatatatatagtcacAGCGTAAAATCTATCGAATGCATAAACTatgcttttctttcttttttcttagaGATCACTCCTCCACTGTCCACCCACCATCGTCGCACAATCCATCGATTATTCTATCAACCAAGATAACAATCAATCCGCCCATCACAGCCAATATTGAAGATGTGAAACCACCTTGAAGGAATGAAGCATGactacataaaaaaaaaattgataaaagaaagCAAGATATAATAAACTGTGAGAATAGAACCAGAATAATgataatcttaataaaatgataatttgaatttttcttttcttgttgcCAATATTGAATCTCCcctctaattaattaactatctGTGGAATATATTCCTTTCACTAGAAGTCATGAGAACTTCATCAaggaattaaaataagttttgtaaTAGACTGTTGGTCAGTGATGACCGAAGACAAATCGCCACATgactaattttaattcttaatatGGATACAGACGAATTATGCGTCAAGTTGCATGTCGAAAACGTTGTTCATGAGTTTCGTTGAACTTGACAACCCCGTACCACCCTTCTATATATAATGACGAATGGAGAACCCCCTCTTCATTCAATCAATATCCAtcaagaataatattaattgcttttttgttttgatagcCACAAATCGTTTGGCTTTACTCTTGAATCCAAAAAGTGCCTTCATTAATATTATGGATTTCCTTTCTTATCTTGAAGATAATCCCATTTTTGAATCCACATATATTGTTCGGGTGACACTACTTGTTGCCGTTGTTACACTAATAAGCTTTCAGCTGAAATCCGAAACTATTCGGAAGTATGTGATGGACATGTATTCATTCGTTCAGAATCAACTGTTCAAGgtatactatatttatttttcgatTTCCCTTACTTATTTATTAGGAACaataattgtatatttttattcaacatataaactaatttgattgaaaatgaatgaatttgTCCAGCAGAGTACGGACCAGAAAAGAATGAAGCAACCACCTCTGCCCCCAGGCCCGGCTGCGTGGCCAATAGTCGGAAACCTTCCAGAGATTTGGAGGAATAAGCCGGCCTTCAAATGGATACACAGTGTGATGAAAGAACTTAAAACCAACATTTCTTGCATCCGGCTTGGAAATGTTCATGTGATTCCAGTGACTTCCCCAGAAATTGCCTTGGAAGTTCTAAAAGATAACGACTCAATTTTTGCAACGAGGCCGCTCACAATGGGGACAGAGTACTCTAGCCGTGGATTCCTGTCAGTGGCAGTCGTGCCATGGGGTCAACaatggaagaaaatgagaaagatGGTTGCTTCTCACGTGTTGAGCTCAGCCCGACTTAACTCCTTAATCTctaagagaagagaagaagcTGACAATCTTGTTCGATTCATTTATAACCAATGCCGCAAAAGTGCTTCTGCCGCAACAGTTGTAGATGTAAGACTTGCAACCCGCCATTATTGCGGGAACGTTATTAGGAAGATGATGTTCAATAGGAGATACTTTGGCGAAGGAAAAGAAGATGGAGGGCCAggatttgaagaagaagaacacgTTGAATCACTCTTCGTTGTACTCCAACACCTTTATTCCTTCACTCTTTCAGATTACGTTCCCTGGATGAGAGTCTTCGATCTAGAAGGccatgaaaaaattataagtgcGGCCATGAAAACTGCCAACAAGTATCACGATTCCATTATAGATGAGAGAGTACACCAAAGGAGACGTCATCATGACAACAAGAAGGAAGCTCACAAGGACCAGGACTTGCTAGATGTTCTTATTTCAGCAAAGGATGAAAATGGGGTTCCATTGTTATCCATAGATGAGATCAAATCTCAATGCATGGTACGTTGGAtatcttgtttatttaatacattaatttttatattattaattgctCATGTTATATATAATCAGGTCGCGGACTCGCGGTCTCGAATTTTAATGACAAATTAACTGATCGATAAATTAACATATGTACGTACTTGCAGGATCTGACACTTGCAACAGTGGATAATCCATCGAATGCAGCAGAATGGGCAATAGCGGAGATGATCAACCAGCCTGAAATTCTCCAAAAAGCAACAGAGGAGATCGATAGAGTTGTTGGAAAAGAAAGACTTGTTCAGGAATCTGACGTCCCGCAGCTCAATTATATCAAAGCTTGTTTAAGGGAAGTGCTTCGCCTTCATCCCGTGGCACCGTTTAACCTGCCTCATGTTTCAACTCGCGATGCCACTATCGCCGGTTACTTCATTCCCAAAGGCAGTCACGTTCTGCTGAGCCGAATAGGGCTTGGCCGGAACCCTAACGTCTGGAAAGATTCATTGAAATTCATACCTGAACGTCATATTGGTTCAGTGGacgatcatcatcatcaattagAGTTGGCGGAAACAGAATTAAGATTCCTTTCATTCAGCAGAGGAAGGCGCAGTTGCATGGGCATGGCACTTGGGTCTGAGATGTCTGTAGTGCTTTTGGCAAGGCTTCTTCAAGGGTTTGAATGGAGCGCGCCATCGGGTGAGGAGAAGATTGACCTGTCCGAATCAAAATACGACCTCCTTATGGCTAAGCCGTTGCGTGCACGTGCAAAGCCCCGGTTGGCTGCTGAGTTGTACCAAGGGTACGATTAGAATTGAGgtgctataacttttaagctacagttCCTGTGGAAAAATCgattactataaaaaaaaagttagtaatatataataaatgtaaatttaaaacaataattttgataaaataattaaatatataatagatttccattatacaagtgaaaaatcatatcaatatagCTTCCAAGATACAgcagctagtgtttaccaaatattttagtcgatctcaatctcaaacgcaccataataattaaatgatgaGAAGTTATTTAACCtcatattaaaattcttgaattGTATATGTTGTTAACCGTTCTTTATGTTAtcttaattctttaatttaatgtaattcTCCATTATCTCACGATTTATCTATCTTGAAAGCTTTGCCATCTCGAAATacatctttctctctctccatcCTTATCCAAGTACAATTTTCTGATGTTTGTATTATTATGtgctgtgtttttttttttttaataaacaaacgTTCATCCGTGGATACTCTTAGTACAGATGAATTTGTAGGACAACTCAGGTTATTACTTGTGACTAGATCAATGTCACTTCTGCCTTCCCAATAGGAAAATTGTTGACTGAAGGATAAAAAATCCTTCAATAGACTGGATcataacatgaaagaagtatCGATTTGAATTAAACCTGATTCTTTTGAATGCATGAGATTCCTTCTCGTCTTCAACATTTTCTCTGCAGATCATCGTAACTTGAGTGTGTGCCTGCAAAGGCATTCCAATGCTCTTGTCAATTTTGTGTTCAGTGAATTCTAGTAAATCCGGATCtagttttctcttttttgagTGAAAAAATAGCTAAAAGTCCCTTCTCAATCCTTTTGACTTGTATTTATAGATCGAAAAGAGTGGACTTAACAAGAGATTTGATTTTAGATATAAATCTCTGCCTTTCcttgtttttgttatattttacac contains these protein-coding regions:
- the LOC102610000 gene encoding phenylalanine N-monooxygenase-like isoform X1; this translates as MDFLSYLEDNPIFESTYIVRVTLLVAVVTLISFQLKSETIRKYVMDMYSFVQNQLFKQSTDQKRMKQPPLPPGPAAWPIVGNLPEIWRNKPAFKWIHSVMKELKTNISCIRLGNVHVIPVTSPEIALEVLKDNDSIFATRPLTMGTEYSSRGFLSVAVVPWGQQWKKMRKMVASHVLSSARLNSLISKRREEADNLVRFIYNQCRKSASAATVVDVRLATRHYCGNVIRKMMFNRRYFGEGKEDGGPGFEEEEHVESLFVVLQHLYSFTLSDYVPWMRVFDLEGHEKIISAAMKTANKYHDSIIDERVHQRRRHHDNKKEAHKDQDLLDVLISAKDENGVPLLSIDEIKSQCMDLTLATVDNPSNAAEWAIAEMINQPEILQKATEEIDRVVGKERLVQESDVPQLNYIKACLREVLRLHPVAPFNLPHVSTRDATIAGYFIPKGSHVLLSRIGLGRNPNVWKDSLKFIPERHIGSVDDHHHQLELAETELRFLSFSRGRRSCMGMALGSEMSVVLLARLLQGFEWSAPSGEEKIDLSESKYDLLMAKPLRARAKPRLAAELYQGYD
- the LOC102610000 gene encoding phenylalanine N-monooxygenase-like isoform X2 — protein: MDFLSYLEDNPIFESTYIVRVTLLVAVVTLISFQLKSETIRKYVMDMYSFVQNQLFKSTDQKRMKQPPLPPGPAAWPIVGNLPEIWRNKPAFKWIHSVMKELKTNISCIRLGNVHVIPVTSPEIALEVLKDNDSIFATRPLTMGTEYSSRGFLSVAVVPWGQQWKKMRKMVASHVLSSARLNSLISKRREEADNLVRFIYNQCRKSASAATVVDVRLATRHYCGNVIRKMMFNRRYFGEGKEDGGPGFEEEEHVESLFVVLQHLYSFTLSDYVPWMRVFDLEGHEKIISAAMKTANKYHDSIIDERVHQRRRHHDNKKEAHKDQDLLDVLISAKDENGVPLLSIDEIKSQCMDLTLATVDNPSNAAEWAIAEMINQPEILQKATEEIDRVVGKERLVQESDVPQLNYIKACLREVLRLHPVAPFNLPHVSTRDATIAGYFIPKGSHVLLSRIGLGRNPNVWKDSLKFIPERHIGSVDDHHHQLELAETELRFLSFSRGRRSCMGMALGSEMSVVLLARLLQGFEWSAPSGEEKIDLSESKYDLLMAKPLRARAKPRLAAELYQGYD